A window from Aeromonas rivipollensis encodes these proteins:
- a CDS encoding LysR substrate-binding domain-containing protein, producing the protein MKLTLQQLKVFATIARHGNLGGAASELCLSKGAVSQSLQELERQLATPLFDRVHPRLQLNSEGRLLQPAAEELLTRMEEIEQLFGPDAEPSGQLRLGASQTIGNYLLPSLLAGGAQELGSAPRVTIANTHLLCHALAHFELDLALIEGENHHPDLVSEPWLEDEMLIIAPPQHPLAGQLELPLSLLAGETWVLREPQSGSREQFEQQIQPKLPRWQAGLELNTLEAVMLAVEKGLGISFISRLAVSDRLHSGRLVALTPSQTFPRQLSLVWHKQKFHSAALRRFLAFCRAQTLPAP; encoded by the coding sequence ATGAAGCTGACCCTGCAACAACTCAAGGTGTTCGCCACCATCGCCCGCCACGGCAACCTGGGGGGCGCGGCCAGCGAGCTCTGCCTCAGCAAGGGGGCCGTCTCCCAGTCGTTGCAGGAGCTGGAGCGCCAGCTCGCCACCCCGCTGTTCGATCGGGTTCATCCGAGACTTCAACTCAACAGCGAGGGACGGCTGCTGCAACCGGCCGCCGAGGAGCTGCTGACCCGGATGGAGGAGATAGAGCAGCTGTTTGGCCCGGACGCCGAGCCGAGCGGCCAGCTGCGCCTGGGAGCCAGCCAGACCATAGGCAACTACCTGCTGCCCAGCCTGCTGGCGGGGGGCGCCCAGGAGCTGGGATCCGCCCCCAGGGTGACCATCGCCAACACCCACCTCTTGTGCCACGCCCTCGCCCACTTCGAGCTGGACCTGGCCCTCATCGAGGGGGAAAACCATCACCCGGATCTGGTGAGCGAGCCCTGGCTCGAAGACGAGATGCTGATCATAGCCCCGCCCCAGCACCCCCTGGCCGGGCAGCTGGAGCTGCCACTTTCCCTGCTCGCAGGCGAGACCTGGGTACTGCGCGAGCCCCAGTCAGGAAGCCGCGAGCAGTTCGAGCAGCAGATCCAGCCCAAATTGCCGCGCTGGCAGGCGGGGCTGGAGCTCAACACCCTGGAGGCGGTGATGCTGGCGGTGGAGAAGGGGCTCGGCATCTCCTTTATCTCCCGCCTCGCTGTCTCCGATCGCCTGCACAGCGGCCGTCTGGTGGCGCTCACCCCGAGCCAGACCTTCCCCCGTCAGCTCTCCCTCGTCTGGCACAAGCAGAAGTTCCACTCAGCGGCCCTGCGCCGCTTCCTGGCCTTCTGCCGCGCCCAGACCCTGCCCGCCCCCTGA